In Dermacentor albipictus isolate Rhodes 1998 colony chromosome 6, USDA_Dalb.pri_finalv2, whole genome shotgun sequence, the following proteins share a genomic window:
- the LOC139060750 gene encoding uncharacterized protein yields MTRPDHPDMTSAPPLGYISHADGEHIRGHGGTFVSTTMNPLLLFVQVTLWTASIPVRNSSDNTTTIADAQDHVLTYGRRAFMTRPDHPDMTSAPPLGYISHADGEHIRGHGGTFVSTTMNPLLLFVQVGVQRSSICLRSDNRFIIVLPCPAVCLSLIDEAWNVLLLLLAGDVEVNPGPSGIELMLKNMQETLQASITSVSVSQTSLEKTMNDRFDKLNDVLTVIAKHTEQLDQLRSEVNSLKETIHNQQKKLNDLEDRSRRRNLIIFGLEEPTNESAGDLRKRVLDDIFCAKLGVTTNTVERIHRIGRISDKPRPVLLNFFDYNEKVSVLKNCFKLKKTGISICHDYCKATLTKRSHLWRYGKQFKDEARKISLDYDRLRVDDNIYEWDEVSWQVVALHKSRSTRTSN; encoded by the coding sequence ATGACGAGGCCAGACCATCCGGACATGACATCAGCGCCGCCACTGGGATATATAAGCCACGCCGACGGGGAGCACATCAGAGGGCACGGCGGGACCTTCGTGAGCACAACGATGAATCCGTTGCTCCTTTTTGTACAGGTCACGCTGTGGACTGCGTCCATACCAGTTCGCAATTCATCGGATAACACGACAACAATCGCCGATGCTCAAGACCACGTGCTCACCTACGGAAGACGGGCTTTCATGACGAGGCCAGACCATCCGGACATGACATCAGCGCCGCCACTGGGATATATAAGCCACGCCGACGGGGAGCACATCAGAGGGCACGGCGGGACCTTCGTGAGCACAACGATGAATCCGTTGCTCCTTTTTGTACAGGTTGGTGTGCAACGCTCATCTATATGTCTTCGTAGCGATAATAGGTTCATTATTGTCCTGCCGTGCCCGGCTGTATGTTTGTCACTGATTGATGAAGCGTGGAATGTGCTTTTGCTACTGCTGGCTGGGGATGTAGAAGTGAATCCCGGACCTTCTGGTATTGAGCTAATGTTAAAAAACATGCAAGAGACCTTGCAGGCCTCGATAACCAGCGTTTCTGTTTCACAAACATCTCTTGAAAAAACTATGAATGATAGGTTCGATAAACTAAACGACGTACTAACTGTTATTGCAAAACACACAGAACAACTGGATCAGTTACGGTCAGAGGTCAACTCTTTGAAAGAAACTATACACAATCAACAGAAGAAGCTAAATGACTTGGAAGACCGAAGTCGACGAAGGAACCTTATAATTTTTGGCCTTGAAGAACCAACAAATGAGAGCGCTGGTGACTTGAGAAAGCGGGTTCTTGATGACATATTTTGTGCTAAACTAGGTGTCACCACCAATACAGTCGAACGGATACACAGAATAGGTAGAATCAGCGATAAACCTAGACCTGTGTTGCTTAATTTCTTTGACTACAATGAAAAAGTGTCTGTATTGAAGAATTGCTTTAAGCTCAAGAAAACAGGTATATCGATCTGTCACGATTACTGTAAGGCTACGCTGACTAAGCGTTCTCATCTTTGGCGGTATGGTAAGCAATTTAAAGATGAGGCGCGAAAAATTTCACTGGACTATGACCGGCTACGTGTAGACGACAACATATACGAATGGGACGAAGTAAGCTGGCAGGTTGTCGCTCTTCATAAATCTCGATCTACACGGACATCTAACTGA